Proteins encoded in a region of the Variovorax sp. PAMC 28711 genome:
- a CDS encoding DUF6172 family protein, with the protein MRKTFQLRPEGKNPDRVLEAVKHEIRKYIKRERRRDLPEGVDFWDFDCKFGTSEETATAVHLGELTALIDAVARDAGPQFYVEVVAKHGHRQARVAPVDEAQPES; encoded by the coding sequence ATGCGCAAAACCTTTCAGCTACGACCCGAAGGCAAGAACCCCGACCGGGTGCTCGAAGCGGTCAAACACGAGATCCGCAAGTACATCAAGCGCGAGCGGCGCCGCGACCTGCCCGAGGGCGTCGACTTCTGGGACTTCGACTGCAAATTCGGCACCTCGGAAGAAACCGCGACAGCAGTGCACTTGGGCGAACTCACCGCGTTGATCGACGCGGTGGCGAGGGACGCCGGCCCGCAGTTCTATGTCGAAGTCGTGGCCAAACACGGGCATCGCCAGGCACGCGTCGCACCAGTCGACGAGGCACAGCCCGAGTCGTGA
- the serB gene encoding phosphoserine phosphatase SerB has translation MSQTMETSPGLVVQRFTPPLRLADFKLIAFDMDSTLINIECIDEIADAVGKKAEVAAITEATMRGEIKDFRESLTRRVALLEGVPVAALQAVYDERLRLNPGAAELVAACKAAGLKVLLVSGGFTFFANRVRDRLGIDFARSNLLDEADGLLTGRVVMQSWGDICDGAEKRRTLLEVASLLGITPAETIAMGDGANDLPMMGEAGLSVAYHAKPKVREQAMVAIDDGGLDRLLELMR, from the coding sequence ATGAGCCAAACCATGGAAACCTCCCCCGGACTCGTCGTCCAGCGCTTCACCCCGCCGCTGCGCCTGGCTGACTTCAAGCTGATCGCGTTCGACATGGATTCGACGCTCATCAACATCGAATGCATCGACGAGATTGCCGATGCGGTCGGCAAGAAGGCCGAAGTCGCCGCCATCACCGAAGCGACGATGCGCGGCGAGATCAAGGACTTCAGGGAAAGCCTGACGCGCCGCGTCGCGCTGCTCGAAGGCGTTCCGGTCGCTGCGCTGCAGGCGGTGTACGACGAGCGCCTTCGACTCAACCCCGGCGCGGCCGAACTGGTCGCGGCGTGCAAGGCGGCCGGGCTCAAGGTGCTCTTGGTGTCGGGTGGCTTCACCTTCTTCGCCAACCGGGTGAGAGACCGGCTGGGCATCGACTTCGCACGGTCCAACCTGCTCGACGAGGCCGATGGCCTGCTCACCGGCCGCGTCGTCATGCAGTCGTGGGGTGACATCTGCGACGGCGCCGAGAAGCGCCGCACGCTGTTGGAGGTGGCATCGCTCCTGGGCATCACGCCCGCCGAAACGATCGCCATGGGCGATGGCGCCAACGACCTGCCGATGATGGGCGAGGCCGGACTGTCGGTCGCCTACCACGCCAAGCCGAAGGTGCGCGAACAGGCGATGGTCGCCATCGACGACGGCGGACTCGACCGTCTGCTGGAACTGATGCGCTGA
- a CDS encoding Dps family protein, which produces MAPLATPSDLKTEATADIAAALNGVLADVFALYLKTKNFHWHMSGPHFRDYHLLLDEQGDQLYAMTDPIAERIRKVGGTTLRSIGHIARMQRISDNDADYVDPLDMLAELREDNKTLAARLREAHNVTDEHRDIASSSLLENWIDETERRTWFLFESSRTGAA; this is translated from the coding sequence ATGGCGCCACTCGCCACGCCGAGCGACTTGAAGACCGAGGCCACCGCCGACATCGCCGCCGCGCTCAACGGTGTGCTCGCCGATGTCTTCGCGCTCTACCTCAAGACCAAGAACTTTCATTGGCACATGAGCGGGCCGCATTTTCGCGACTATCACCTGTTGCTCGACGAGCAGGGCGACCAGCTCTACGCGATGACCGACCCGATCGCCGAACGCATCCGCAAGGTGGGCGGCACCACGCTGCGCTCCATCGGGCACATCGCGCGCATGCAGCGCATCAGCGACAACGATGCCGACTACGTCGATCCGCTCGACATGCTGGCCGAGCTGCGCGAAGACAACAAGACGCTGGCCGCACGCCTGCGTGAAGCGCACAACGTGACCGACGAGCACCGCGATATCGCGTCGTCGAGCCTCCTGGAAAACTGGATCGACGAGACGGAGCGCCGCACCTGGTTCCTGTTCGAATCCAGCCGCACCGGCGCCGCCTGA
- a CDS encoding YoaK family protein, producing MDRSQLDAALLSFVAAFVDTCGFVGLYGLFTAHVTGNFVLMGAELIHHQGELLGKLLSFPVFILAVAATTLAAHALRRRGKDRLAPALWLQCALLLVAMALPAWVGTPTGAGQTSALWIGVVLVAAMGIQNALMRLELASLPPTTVMTGNVTQVTIDLMTRWRDDAIADGQPDERKAAGARLRKMWLPLLTFLLGAAGGAAGYGVVGFWCLAVPAVVCGWLACRLRSAPA from the coding sequence GTGGACCGCTCGCAGCTCGATGCCGCGCTATTGAGCTTCGTCGCGGCCTTCGTGGACACCTGCGGCTTCGTCGGGCTCTACGGCCTTTTCACGGCGCACGTCACCGGCAACTTCGTGCTGATGGGCGCCGAGCTGATCCACCACCAGGGGGAACTGCTCGGCAAGCTGCTGTCGTTCCCGGTCTTCATCCTCGCCGTCGCCGCGACCACGCTGGCCGCGCACGCGCTGCGCCGGCGGGGGAAGGACCGGCTCGCGCCCGCGCTGTGGCTGCAATGCGCCTTGCTCCTCGTCGCGATGGCGCTGCCGGCCTGGGTCGGCACGCCGACCGGCGCGGGGCAGACGTCGGCGCTCTGGATCGGCGTCGTGCTCGTCGCGGCCATGGGTATCCAGAACGCGTTGATGCGGCTGGAACTCGCATCGCTGCCGCCGACCACCGTCATGACCGGCAACGTGACACAGGTGACGATCGACCTGATGACGCGCTGGCGCGACGATGCCATCGCCGATGGCCAGCCGGACGAACGCAAAGCCGCCGGCGCGCGGCTGCGCAAGATGTGGCTGCCGTTGCTCACCTTCCTGCTCGGCGCGGCAGGCGGTGCGGCAGGCTATGGTGTCGTCGGTTTCTGGTGCCTGGCCGTGCCGGCCGTGGTGTGTGGCTGGCTTGCTTGCCGGCTGCGATCGGCACCGGCCTGA